The following proteins come from a genomic window of Acinetobacter sp. SAAs474:
- a CDS encoding putative metallopeptidase, which yields MEQIRPFPPTDLIDQAEEEEAIRLAPAVELKEWVIKNFLTIGGQLHNPDHDHISELLHDDETFLAFAWASSAAVAKKRMVLGQCEKVMFNQGGWKKARQEQQMRDWFGFVPVYLITIDATFCEQANDRDFCALIEHELYHIGVERDEDGEALYSDMTGLPKHYLAGHDVEEFYGVVRRWGANESVKRLVEITKNAPFVSERNIAACCGTCLIG from the coding sequence ATGGAACAGATCAGACCATTCCCACCGACGGATCTAATTGATCAAGCCGAGGAAGAAGAAGCAATACGACTTGCACCCGCCGTGGAATTGAAAGAATGGGTGATTAAAAACTTTCTAACCATTGGTGGCCAGCTCCACAATCCTGATCATGATCATATCTCCGAGCTACTTCATGACGATGAAACATTCCTAGCATTCGCATGGGCATCATCTGCCGCCGTTGCTAAAAAGAGAATGGTATTGGGCCAATGTGAAAAAGTGATGTTTAACCAAGGCGGATGGAAGAAGGCACGACAAGAACAACAGATGCGTGATTGGTTTGGTTTTGTACCTGTCTATTTAATTACGATCGATGCCACATTTTGTGAACAGGCCAATGATCGTGATTTTTGCGCCCTTATCGAACATGAGCTTTACCACATTGGTGTAGAACGTGACGAAGATGGCGAAGCGCTTTATAGCGACATGACCGGTCTACCTAAACACTATTTGGCTGGTCACGATGTCGAAGAGTTCTACGGCGTAGTTAGACGTTGGGGTGCAAACGAAAGCGTGAAGCGTCTAGTTGAAATAACAAAGAATGCGCCGTTTGTATCTGAAAGAAATATAGCAGCTTGTTGTGGGACGTGCTTAATAGGTTAG
- a CDS encoding DUF2280 domain-containing protein, giving the protein MARLKKIEKIFIIRCLAQFMTPTEVVKDIKEKFNIDVTPQQVETYDPTKVAGADLSQEFIDLFNEARKEYLAQPIHNIIGANDLVQLQILSDLLMNKKGNVVLAIKLIDQIQKIVKGHYEKKIEITGKDGGAIKTENEHINKPPMLTPDELAKLTPQELSRLAINGKL; this is encoded by the coding sequence ATGGCAAGACTGAAAAAAATAGAAAAAATCTTTATTATTCGGTGTCTTGCACAGTTTATGACGCCTACTGAAGTAGTTAAGGACATCAAGGAAAAATTTAACATTGATGTAACACCTCAACAGGTTGAGACATATGATCCAACCAAGGTGGCTGGTGCTGATCTATCCCAAGAATTTATAGACTTATTTAACGAAGCGCGTAAAGAGTATTTAGCACAGCCGATACACAACATCATAGGTGCTAATGATTTAGTCCAGTTACAAATTCTTAGTGACCTTTTAATGAATAAAAAAGGTAATGTGGTTTTAGCAATTAAATTAATTGATCAAATTCAAAAAATTGTGAAAGGCCATTACGAGAAGAAAATAGAAATTACAGGTAAAGATGGTGGTGCAATAAAAACTGAAAATGAGCACATAAATAAGCCGCCAATGCTCACACCTGATGAACTCGCAAAACTCACCCCTCAAGAGCTTTCACGTTTAGCGATTAATGGAAAGTTATGA
- a CDS encoding terminase: MTYALDEIAPLIKEWTINTRLPEIIAEMTRRYYYKAVIEQNDLSQQAELYKCKNDPIHWFNHWIWTYDPRGMPFGLPANLPFVLRPKQVELVDWLLERESTQTHGLIEKSRDEGMSYVVLGFYLHRWLFVEGFAGGVGSRKEELVDKKGDPKTLLHKFRDMFSKMPDWMKPEKFVEKIHDNYMRIINPDNGATITGEAGDNIGRGGRTTMYFLDEWAFVERQEAVDAAMSQNTNVHIKGSTPNGIGDRFHQDRFSGRYAVFTMPWRANPDKNWTVEYNGKVIHPWYEKQLATLDDVVLAQEIDINYAASVEGVLIPSAWIQAAIDAHIKLGIEPTGDRIAGLDVADEGKDKNSYAARHGIVLNYLETWSGKGDDIFGTTQKAMDLSIDQSIDTLYYDADGLGAGCRGDARVINEQQREKGLPEVVVESFRGSGSVCEPDDQMVEGRFNKDFFANLKAQSWWWLRMRFQETFRAIEGRDYDPDMLISLSSEHIDSKELALLTTELSQPTYTKNGTGKILINKQPDGTASPNRADSVMICFNPQISSLSIWNKL; encoded by the coding sequence ATGACTTATGCATTAGATGAAATAGCGCCGTTAATTAAAGAATGGACCATTAATACACGCCTACCTGAAATTATTGCTGAAATGACACGGCGTTATTATTACAAGGCAGTCATTGAGCAAAACGATTTAAGCCAACAGGCAGAATTATATAAATGCAAGAATGATCCGATTCACTGGTTTAATCACTGGATCTGGACCTATGATCCACGCGGTATGCCGTTTGGTTTACCAGCAAATCTTCCTTTTGTGCTTCGACCTAAACAAGTTGAATTGGTGGACTGGTTGCTTGAGCGTGAGAGTACTCAGACGCATGGTTTAATTGAAAAGAGCCGTGATGAAGGTATGTCATACGTTGTATTAGGATTTTATTTGCATCGTTGGTTGTTTGTTGAAGGCTTTGCAGGTGGTGTTGGAAGCCGTAAAGAGGAACTTGTAGATAAAAAGGGAGATCCTAAAACGCTACTTCATAAGTTCCGCGACATGTTCAGCAAAATGCCTGACTGGATGAAGCCTGAAAAGTTTGTGGAGAAAATCCACGATAACTACATGCGCATTATTAATCCTGACAACGGCGCAACCATTACTGGTGAGGCTGGTGACAATATTGGTCGTGGTGGACGTACTACAATGTATTTTCTTGATGAATGGGCATTCGTAGAGCGTCAAGAAGCCGTAGATGCTGCAATGTCACAAAATACTAACGTGCATATTAAAGGTTCTACACCGAATGGTATTGGTGATCGTTTTCACCAGGATAGATTTAGCGGTCGTTACGCCGTGTTTACCATGCCTTGGCGCGCTAATCCAGATAAAAACTGGACTGTGGAATATAACGGAAAAGTTATTCATCCATGGTATGAAAAACAGTTAGCCACATTGGATGATGTGGTATTAGCTCAAGAGATTGATATTAACTATGCGGCATCGGTCGAAGGCGTATTAATTCCTAGTGCATGGATTCAAGCTGCTATTGATGCGCATATCAAACTCGGTATTGAACCAACTGGTGATCGTATTGCAGGTCTAGATGTTGCTGATGAGGGTAAGGATAAAAACTCATATGCGGCTCGTCATGGCATAGTACTGAATTATCTAGAAACATGGTCTGGTAAAGGCGACGACATATTCGGGACCACACAAAAGGCTATGGACCTAAGCATAGATCAATCAATAGATACGCTTTATTACGATGCTGATGGCTTAGGCGCTGGATGCCGTGGTGATGCACGTGTCATTAATGAACAGCAACGAGAGAAAGGATTGCCTGAGGTTGTTGTTGAATCCTTCCGAGGATCTGGATCTGTATGTGAGCCTGATGATCAAATGGTTGAAGGTCGATTTAATAAAGACTTTTTCGCAAATCTTAAGGCTCAATCATGGTGGTGGTTGCGTATGCGATTCCAAGAGACATTTAGAGCAATTGAAGGGCGCGATTACGATCCTGATATGCTTATCTCATTATCCAGTGAGCATATAGATTCAAAAGAACTGGCATTACTTACTACCGAGCTATCACAGCCCACATATACAAAGAATGGCACAGGCAAGATTCTAATCAATAAACAGCCTGATGGCACGGCGTCACCAAACCGTGCAGATAGCGTCATGATCTGCTTTAACCCTCAAATCTCAAGTCTGAGTATTTGGAATAAGCTTTAA
- a CDS encoding DUF1073 domain-containing protein yields the protein MGLLKFTADSFQNFAARVGLGAGNQHDQSTYGFNFTSRDRLKLEAMYRSSWVIGQVVDVVAEDMTREGITLRGMDSPEDVEEINQELDRLEIWDNLSDTIKWSRLYGGAIAVMLIDGQNVSTPLNVNTVGKDQFKGLLVLDRWMVLPDLQDLVTEYGPDYGKPKFYDVITDSVGLCNQRIHYSRVIRMDGVSLPYWQKIAENLWGQSVVERLEDRLTIFDSATLGAGQLVYKAHLRTYKVKGLRKIIGMGGSTYNALVKQIQQIRMWQSNEGMTLMDDEDTFETHQYSFTGLDSLLLQFGQQIAGATQIPLVRLFGQSPAGLNATGESDLSNYYDNINQQQERRLRTPLHTLLAVVSLSVLGKPLPKTFKFDFASLWQMDDEKKASIAEKVTNAVTSAEESGLISRKTALKELRQSAEITGIWSNISDEEIDDADDDPPRPRGEINDETESNESETGQKDGDQIQPAA from the coding sequence ATGGGATTATTAAAATTTACTGCGGATAGTTTTCAAAACTTCGCGGCCCGAGTTGGCTTGGGCGCTGGAAATCAGCATGATCAATCAACATACGGTTTTAACTTTACAAGTCGAGATCGTTTAAAGCTCGAAGCGATGTATCGTAGTTCGTGGGTTATTGGTCAAGTTGTTGATGTTGTTGCTGAGGATATGACACGCGAGGGTATCACCTTACGTGGAATGGATAGCCCTGAAGATGTTGAAGAAATCAACCAAGAGTTAGATCGACTTGAGATCTGGGACAATCTAAGCGACACCATTAAATGGTCACGTTTATACGGCGGTGCTATCGCCGTGATGCTTATCGATGGACAGAATGTCAGTACGCCTTTAAATGTGAATACCGTAGGTAAAGATCAATTTAAAGGACTATTGGTTTTAGATCGCTGGATGGTACTACCTGACTTGCAGGATTTGGTCACTGAATATGGTCCTGATTATGGTAAGCCAAAGTTTTATGATGTGATTACTGATTCAGTTGGATTGTGTAACCAACGTATTCACTATAGCCGTGTTATTCGTATGGATGGTGTGAGTCTACCGTATTGGCAAAAAATTGCTGAAAACCTTTGGGGGCAGTCCGTTGTTGAGCGTTTAGAAGATCGTTTAACGATTTTTGATAGTGCTACCTTGGGTGCAGGTCAATTGGTTTATAAGGCTCATTTACGGACTTATAAAGTAAAAGGTTTGCGTAAGATTATTGGCATGGGTGGTAGTACTTATAATGCTTTAGTTAAGCAGATCCAGCAAATCAGAATGTGGCAGTCCAATGAGGGTATGACTCTCATGGATGATGAAGATACATTTGAAACACACCAATATAGCTTTACAGGTCTGGATAGTTTGTTATTGCAGTTTGGCCAACAGATCGCCGGTGCAACTCAGATTCCCTTAGTTCGCTTATTTGGTCAGTCTCCAGCAGGTTTAAATGCCACTGGCGAGTCAGATTTATCTAACTACTATGACAATATCAATCAACAACAAGAACGGCGTTTACGTACACCGTTGCATACGTTGTTGGCAGTTGTTTCATTGTCTGTGCTTGGTAAGCCACTACCTAAGACATTTAAGTTTGACTTTGCATCACTGTGGCAAATGGATGATGAAAAGAAAGCCTCTATTGCTGAGAAAGTAACTAATGCCGTGACATCTGCAGAAGAGTCAGGATTAATTAGTCGCAAAACAGCACTTAAAGAATTACGTCAATCTGCTGAAATTACGGGTATTTGGTCAAATATTTCTGATGAGGAAATTGATGATGCTGATGATGATCCACCAAGGCCACGCGGAGAAATAAACGATGAAACAGAATCGAATGAATCCGAAACTGGCCAGAAAGATGGAGATCAGATACAGCCAGCAGCTTAG
- a CDS encoding phage minor head protein — MEIRYSQQLRKVAGYVDTIVKGFDVNDPQSWPLIRASLNEYGNTLHFWAENAAGRILTDVALRDEKTWLIYAQDLSRGVRDQIRNTDIGAVYQQLLNEQVGLIKSLPLNAAQRIHDLSTRALIDGNRASDIAGLIMATGQVAKGRANTIARTEVSRATSVFTQARAQNLGSDGYIWRTSEDLDVRTSHKAMNGKFVYWNKPPTLDNLTGHAGCLPNCRCYPEPVIPEDF, encoded by the coding sequence ATGGAGATCAGATACAGCCAGCAGCTTAGAAAAGTTGCTGGTTATGTTGATACGATTGTTAAAGGTTTTGATGTAAATGATCCGCAGTCATGGCCTTTGATTCGCGCATCCTTGAATGAATACGGTAATACGCTTCACTTCTGGGCTGAGAATGCTGCAGGGAGAATCCTGACTGATGTTGCATTACGTGACGAAAAGACTTGGCTGATTTATGCACAGGACTTATCACGTGGCGTAAGGGATCAGATCAGAAATACTGATATTGGCGCCGTGTATCAGCAATTACTTAATGAGCAAGTGGGTTTAATTAAGTCACTTCCACTTAATGCAGCGCAGCGGATTCATGATTTATCAACACGTGCGCTCATCGATGGAAATCGGGCAAGTGATATTGCTGGATTGATTATGGCTACTGGTCAGGTTGCTAAAGGTCGAGCGAATACTATTGCACGTACTGAAGTAAGTCGAGCGACAAGTGTATTTACACAAGCACGTGCACAAAACTTGGGTTCTGATGGGTATATATGGCGTACTAGTGAAGATCTTGATGTGCGTACAAGTCATAAAGCTATGAATGGGAAATTTGTCTATTGGAATAAACCGCCAACTTTGGATAATTTAACAGGTCATGCGGGCTGTTTGCCGAATTGTCGTTGTTACCCTGAACCTGTAATACCAGAAGATTTTTAG
- a CDS encoding DUF2213 domain-containing protein: protein MFKKKPKSKATVDRSNFYTTGQIGRTRETTPEGYLLCRDVPIARIGKLIYGDGEVPVTADSTGLIIIERDEDVLFDPRTIASFEGKPVTDDHPDDWVNPDNWKELSKGSANNVRRGEDIDSDCLVADLLITDKDMIDAVMADKVEISLGYDADYTEISVGKGIQTNIFGNHIAVVDKGRCGSRCKIGDSFMPKPNKGWLDRLRKAKRTIDEALEEAKNTEDSEEETEDEDEEETSTKTGDAKFQKEMRQFMKTIDSRMSALEKKKTKDSDDPEKKTEDDDDEETETKDDILGAEKAEKLSEEGVQNHTGDSLKAVLSRAEILAPGIKLPTTDSANNGKAVLTAKRMALKQAYATADGQKAIAPFIGGQTDFDAMPAYTVDAAFIGASELIKQQNNTKGVRSGIKTSDFGRAPATPAEINARNREFWNKGK from the coding sequence ATGTTTAAAAAGAAACCTAAATCAAAGGCTACAGTAGATCGATCGAATTTCTACACCACTGGTCAGATTGGCCGTACACGAGAAACTACACCAGAGGGCTATTTACTTTGCCGTGATGTGCCAATCGCACGGATTGGTAAGCTGATCTATGGCGATGGTGAGGTGCCAGTCACGGCGGACAGCACTGGATTAATCATTATCGAACGTGATGAAGATGTTTTATTTGACCCACGTACGATCGCAAGTTTTGAAGGTAAGCCAGTAACGGATGATCATCCTGACGATTGGGTAAATCCTGATAACTGGAAAGAATTGTCAAAAGGGTCTGCAAATAATGTTCGCCGTGGTGAAGATATTGATTCTGATTGCTTAGTTGCAGATCTACTCATTACCGATAAAGACATGATCGATGCTGTCATGGCGGACAAGGTTGAAATCTCTTTAGGGTATGACGCTGACTATACCGAGATCAGTGTGGGAAAAGGGATTCAAACAAATATTTTTGGAAATCACATCGCAGTTGTTGATAAAGGGCGTTGTGGGTCACGTTGTAAAATTGGAGATAGTTTCATGCCGAAACCAAATAAAGGCTGGTTAGATCGCTTGCGCAAAGCAAAACGTACAATTGATGAGGCTTTGGAAGAAGCTAAAAACACTGAGGATTCGGAAGAAGAAACCGAAGACGAGGATGAAGAAGAAACCAGTACAAAAACTGGTGATGCTAAATTTCAAAAAGAAATGCGTCAGTTTATGAAAACAATAGATTCTCGCATGTCAGCCTTGGAAAAGAAAAAAACCAAAGACTCGGATGATCCTGAAAAGAAAACCGAAGATGATGACGATGAAGAAACTGAAACAAAAGACGACATCTTGGGTGCTGAAAAGGCAGAAAAACTATCTGAAGAAGGTGTGCAAAATCATACTGGTGATTCACTTAAAGCTGTTTTATCTCGTGCTGAAATTTTAGCACCAGGTATTAAGCTACCAACGACTGATAGTGCCAATAATGGTAAAGCAGTACTTACCGCAAAACGTATGGCGCTTAAACAAGCATATGCTACGGCGGACGGACAAAAAGCAATTGCGCCGTTTATTGGTGGTCAAACTGATTTTGATGCTATGCCTGCTTACACAGTAGACGCAGCGTTTATTGGTGCATCCGAATTAATCAAACAACAGAACAACACAAAAGGTGTTCGTTCTGGAATTAAAACAAGTGATTTCGGTCGTGCACCTGCCACACCTGCTGAAATCAATGCACGTAACCGTGAATTTTGGAATAAAGGGAAATAA
- a CDS encoding DUF2184 domain-containing protein, whose product MSKLLLATTMAQAVAMGNPIRARTRDNGIGMMTFDARTVDSTGAFLLGELERLDQTMHDPLANITWGRDIDLRSDVSIADETSSFTNSTFAAAGGPSGSGKAWVGKNTDAITSIALDIGKTAQPLTLWATQIGWTIPELESAKAVGRPVDSQKYAGLLLKHQMDTDEQVYIGDEVIGVEGLLNSSKVGATNVNKNWKLATPQEILDDVNLILNNAWIASAYAVCPDKLLLPPVQFGLLTTRVVSEAGNISILEFLKLNSLSNSVNGRPLDIQPSKWCVKRGVGDTDRMMCYTQSENRVRFPMVPLQRTPIEYRDLRQLTTYFGRLGAVEWVYPETAYYADGL is encoded by the coding sequence ATGAGTAAATTACTCTTAGCTACAACCATGGCACAAGCGGTCGCAATGGGGAATCCAATCCGCGCGCGTACACGTGACAACGGTATTGGAATGATGACATTTGATGCACGCACAGTGGATAGCACAGGTGCATTCTTGCTTGGTGAATTAGAACGCCTAGATCAAACGATGCATGACCCACTTGCGAATATCACTTGGGGGCGCGACATTGATTTACGTTCTGATGTATCAATTGCTGATGAAACCTCGTCTTTTACCAACTCAACTTTTGCTGCTGCGGGTGGCCCATCGGGTAGTGGTAAAGCATGGGTGGGGAAAAATACAGATGCAATCACAAGTATTGCACTTGATATTGGTAAGACTGCACAACCGTTGACGCTTTGGGCTACTCAGATTGGGTGGACTATTCCAGAACTTGAATCCGCTAAAGCTGTGGGTCGTCCAGTCGATTCTCAAAAGTATGCAGGCTTATTACTTAAGCATCAAATGGATACTGATGAGCAGGTCTACATTGGTGATGAAGTAATTGGCGTTGAGGGCTTGCTTAACTCGTCCAAAGTTGGTGCAACTAATGTTAATAAAAATTGGAAGTTGGCTACACCACAAGAAATCCTAGATGATGTAAATCTAATTTTAAATAATGCTTGGATAGCATCAGCCTATGCTGTGTGTCCTGATAAATTGCTATTACCACCAGTTCAGTTTGGATTGTTAACAACACGTGTTGTTAGTGAAGCAGGTAATATTTCAATTCTTGAATTCCTGAAATTGAATAGCTTATCTAATTCAGTAAATGGCCGTCCGTTAGATATTCAACCTTCAAAGTGGTGTGTTAAACGTGGTGTAGGTGATACCGATCGCATGATGTGCTATACACAATCTGAAAACCGCGTACGTTTCCCGATGGTGCCTTTACAACGCACGCCGATTGAATATCGTGATTTACGCCAACTGACTACCTACTTTGGTCGTTTAGGTGCTGTGGAATGGGTTTACCCTGAAACTGCTTATTATGCTGACGGTCTATAA
- a CDS encoding STY1053 family phage-associated protein translates to MSKLVQILLSKQLTVNLGRDDQGEAKTVVLEAGLQEVEQAIAEHWFVKAHSQEIAPNDAHSHELQVALDAANAVIESLKVQSEAADKKIAELEKSSDAKDKEIESLKIQLAKSQQSQTTATKTKEPTKPKDPEGE, encoded by the coding sequence ATGTCTAAGTTAGTACAAATTCTTCTATCTAAGCAGCTTACCGTGAACCTTGGTCGTGATGACCAAGGGGAGGCAAAGACTGTTGTTTTAGAAGCTGGCCTTCAGGAAGTTGAACAGGCAATTGCTGAACACTGGTTTGTGAAGGCGCATTCGCAGGAGATTGCTCCAAATGATGCACATTCACATGAATTGCAAGTAGCTCTTGATGCCGCAAATGCTGTTATTGAATCATTAAAGGTTCAATCTGAAGCAGCGGATAAAAAAATTGCTGAATTAGAAAAATCCAGTGATGCAAAGGATAAAGAAATTGAATCACTAAAGATTCAATTAGCTAAATCTCAGCAATCACAGACCACAGCAACCAAAACAAAAGAGCCAACTAAGCCGAAGGATCCAGAGGGCGAATAA
- a CDS encoding DUF4054 domain-containing protein codes for MLTESSFRESMLMFADVKKYPSAQFNFYLKLAVKLLPESRWDDLLDDGYTFFVAHYLTLFNRSMLAAKIGGDPGKIVGNETSKSIDGVAKSMDVSGVLITDAGHWNQTTFGVQFYQLAMMAGAGGVQL; via the coding sequence ATGCTAACAGAGTCATCTTTTCGTGAATCTATGCTGATGTTTGCTGATGTAAAAAAGTATCCATCAGCTCAATTTAATTTCTATTTAAAACTTGCGGTTAAGTTGTTACCTGAATCGCGCTGGGATGACTTGCTAGATGATGGTTATACGTTCTTTGTGGCCCACTACTTAACTTTGTTTAATCGCTCAATGCTGGCAGCAAAAATCGGTGGAGACCCCGGTAAAATTGTTGGCAATGAGACATCAAAATCGATTGATGGTGTTGCCAAATCAATGGATGTCTCAGGTGTTCTTATTACTGATGCGGGACACTGGAATCAAACAACCTTTGGTGTGCAGTTCTATCAATTGGCCATGATGGCAGGTGCGGGAGGTGTTCAGCTATGA
- a CDS encoding DUF3383 family protein, with the protein MTLPVSNVVNVSISLAALAAGPRSFGTLLILGTTSGVIDKIERMREYSNITEVGTDYGVDDPEYQAAKAYFGQSPKPQTLYIGYWAKTDVSAEKVEDAVKECLESLKWYGLTIAADLTDVEVDSVASLIEAADPVRIFGYTTQQEDTTQTTETDTAFKLAKKNYRRTFTIFSSDNPYAAASVMGRAFSVNFNGTNTTITMKFKQLPGIAAEDLKTREAKALAAKNCNVFAAYNNDTAILQEGVMCDGTFFDEVHGLDWYQNHLETALWNLYYTTTTKVPQTFGGVNRQCTVLERASDQAVKNGLLGEGQWNGEEFGTLQTGDYLSKGFYVFANSLDDQAQSEREARKSPIFQIAAKLAGATHFADVLVSVNR; encoded by the coding sequence ATGACATTACCTGTTTCTAATGTCGTCAATGTCAGCATTTCACTGGCAGCATTGGCGGCAGGACCACGTTCGTTTGGAACATTATTAATTCTGGGCACAACCAGTGGTGTGATTGATAAAATTGAACGTATGCGTGAATACTCAAACATTACCGAAGTTGGCACTGATTACGGTGTTGACGATCCAGAGTATCAAGCTGCTAAAGCGTATTTTGGCCAATCACCAAAACCACAAACTTTGTATATCGGCTATTGGGCCAAAACAGATGTATCTGCTGAAAAAGTTGAAGATGCAGTTAAAGAGTGTTTAGAGTCGCTTAAGTGGTATGGTTTAACTATTGCTGCCGATTTAACTGATGTCGAGGTTGACTCTGTTGCATCGTTAATCGAAGCTGCTGATCCAGTGCGTATTTTTGGCTATACAACACAGCAAGAAGATACAACGCAAACAACTGAAACTGACACGGCGTTTAAGCTTGCTAAAAAGAATTATCGCCGTACGTTCACTATTTTCTCTAGTGATAATCCTTATGCTGCTGCATCCGTTATGGGTCGTGCGTTTAGTGTTAATTTCAACGGTACAAATACAACAATCACAATGAAGTTTAAGCAGCTCCCCGGTATTGCTGCAGAAGACTTAAAAACACGTGAGGCAAAAGCTCTGGCAGCTAAAAACTGTAACGTATTTGCTGCATATAACAATGACACCGCAATTCTACAAGAAGGCGTCATGTGTGATGGTACATTCTTTGACGAAGTGCATGGTCTGGACTGGTATCAGAATCATCTAGAAACAGCACTTTGGAATCTTTATTACACCACAACTACAAAGGTCCCTCAGACATTTGGCGGTGTAAATCGTCAATGTACAGTGCTTGAGCGGGCATCTGACCAAGCTGTAAAAAATGGATTGCTCGGTGAGGGTCAATGGAATGGTGAAGAGTTTGGAACATTGCAGACTGGTGATTACTTATCGAAAGGTTTTTATGTATTTGCGAATAGCTTGGATGACCAAGCTCAATCAGAACGTGAAGCACGTAAATCACCGATATTTCAAATTGCAGCTAAATTAGCTGGTGCAACACATTTTGCTGATGTTCTTGTGTCAGTAAATCGCTAA
- a CDS encoding phage structural protein, with protein MTAYSFLDTACTLASDDANIDLGYGAGVAEEGITFAMAGDKNTMTIGADGEGMHSLHCDNSGQVTIRLLKTSPANAKLSNLYNLQKSSTRKWGKNTITMNHAGSGDNGSAFNCAFKKCPDLANAKTGALVEWVFDAIKIDIKLGAYN; from the coding sequence ATGACAGCTTACAGCTTTTTAGATACTGCATGTACTTTGGCAAGTGATGATGCAAACATTGACCTCGGTTATGGTGCAGGGGTTGCTGAGGAAGGTATTACATTTGCCATGGCAGGTGATAAAAACACAATGACAATTGGTGCCGATGGTGAAGGTATGCACTCACTACATTGTGATAATTCTGGACAAGTCACGATTCGTTTACTAAAAACATCTCCTGCAAATGCCAAGCTTTCCAATTTATACAATTTACAAAAAAGTTCCACGCGAAAGTGGGGGAAAAATACAATCACAATGAATCATGCAGGCTCTGGTGATAATGGATCTGCATTTAATTGTGCATTCAAGAAATGCCCGGACTTAGCAAATGCAAAAACAGGTGCATTAGTTGAGTGGGTTTTTGATGCAATTAAAATCGATATTAAACTTGGAGCATATAACTAA
- a CDS encoding phage tail assembly chaperone, which translates to MQIGQHNYEIGRLNALDQLHVSRKIAPIVPTIMPILTELSKGGIHELIERLEKVKQGDTAQLEEIDLNGLSDALSPLMDAFASMPEDDVDFVTHKCLSVVSRNGARACIKDTIMFDDLGVEHILPLTLAVIRLNLGNFIQGLLMKASSTKRAE; encoded by the coding sequence ATGCAAATAGGTCAGCATAATTATGAGATCGGGCGTCTAAATGCACTTGATCAACTTCATGTATCTCGAAAAATTGCTCCGATTGTTCCCACAATTATGCCAATTCTTACGGAGTTGTCTAAGGGTGGCATTCATGAGCTTATTGAGCGACTTGAAAAAGTTAAACAAGGCGATACAGCTCAGCTTGAGGAAATTGATCTTAATGGTTTGAGTGATGCGCTATCACCACTCATGGACGCTTTTGCTTCAATGCCTGAAGATGATGTTGATTTCGTTACGCACAAGTGTTTATCGGTGGTCAGCCGGAATGGTGCAAGAGCATGTATTAAAGACACAATTATGTTTGATGATTTGGGTGTGGAACATATCTTACCTCTGACACTCGCTGTGATCCGGTTAAATCTTGGAAATTTTATTCAAGGTCTGCTTATGAAGGCATCGAGCACGAAGCGGGCCGAATAA
- a CDS encoding DUF6889 family protein gives MRPIIKGMCKFESIKDGTLDLADIALMNDALDVLADNQYLIDQENSKK, from the coding sequence ATGCGTCCAATCATCAAGGGTATGTGTAAGTTTGAATCTATTAAAGATGGAACCTTAGATCTGGCTGATATTGCATTAATGAATGATGCCTTGGACGTTTTAGCTGATAACCAATATTTAATAGATCAAGAAAATAGCAAAAAATAA